A portion of the Laribacter hongkongensis DSM 14985 genome contains these proteins:
- a CDS encoding ribosomal protein uL16 3-hydroxylase yields MGLSSWKSHKARQATPCRVAPDCKPECPLLPGKTPDMMDKPLALLGGLTAREFLRDYWHKQPLLIRGALRDVGTPADFEVLAELARRDDVESRLIENRAGGRWHVEHGPFQPARLARLPETDWTLLVQSVNHHLPHVSDILWRFNFLPYARLDDLMISYAPPGGTVGPHFDSYDVFLLQVGGKKRWQVGSPDNDQLEDGAPIKVLSSFDALQSWELEQGDMLYLPPKFSHYGVALEPGMTYSIGFRAPTTQELAEQFLTYLQDTLCLDGRYADPDLEPSRHPAEISESMVDQVQDMLKAIRWDRDGVGEFLGCYLTEPKNHVFFDPPEDPLDEDEFAKVILRDGLVLDLKSQMLFRNSLCFVNGEIHAGMDGDLPVWRELANQRRLAGQAISDGMTETLYAGYLSGWWWPANPIVD; encoded by the coding sequence ATGGGATTGAGTTCCTGGAAAAGTCATAAGGCACGGCAAGCAACGCCGTGCCGTGTTGCCCCCGATTGTAAACCAGAGTGCCCGCTACTGCCGGGCAAAACACCGGATATGATGGATAAACCCCTTGCCCTGCTGGGCGGCCTGACCGCCCGCGAATTCCTGCGTGATTACTGGCACAAGCAACCCTTGCTGATCCGTGGTGCCTTGCGTGATGTCGGCACACCGGCTGATTTTGAGGTGTTGGCAGAGCTGGCCCGGCGCGACGATGTCGAGTCGAGGCTGATCGAGAACCGGGCTGGTGGTCGCTGGCATGTCGAGCACGGCCCGTTCCAGCCTGCCCGTCTGGCGCGTTTGCCCGAAACCGACTGGACGCTGCTGGTACAGAGTGTCAATCATCATCTGCCGCATGTTTCCGATATTCTGTGGCGTTTCAATTTCCTGCCTTATGCACGGCTGGATGACCTGATGATTTCCTATGCGCCTCCCGGGGGAACTGTCGGTCCGCATTTTGATTCTTATGATGTGTTCCTGCTGCAGGTCGGTGGAAAAAAACGCTGGCAGGTGGGGTCGCCGGACAATGATCAGCTGGAGGACGGGGCGCCCATCAAGGTGTTGTCCTCGTTCGATGCGCTGCAAAGCTGGGAACTGGAACAGGGGGACATGCTCTATCTGCCGCCGAAATTCTCCCACTATGGAGTGGCGCTTGAGCCGGGCATGACCTATTCAATCGGTTTTCGGGCGCCAACGACGCAAGAACTGGCCGAGCAGTTTCTGACCTATCTGCAGGACACGCTGTGCCTGGACGGCCGCTACGCTGATCCTGACCTTGAGCCATCCCGGCATCCGGCCGAAATCAGCGAGTCCATGGTGGATCAGGTACAGGACATGCTCAAGGCAATCCGGTGGGACCGGGACGGAGTCGGCGAGTTTCTCGGGTGCTATCTGACAGAGCCCAAGAACCATGTTTTTTTCGATCCGCCAGAAGATCCGCTGGACGAGGATGAGTTTGCCAAAGTCATCCTGCGTGATGGTCTTGTACTGGATCTGAAAAGCCAGATGCTGTTCAGGAATTCATTATGCTTTGTGAATGGTGAAATCCATGCCGGAATGGATGGCGATCTGCCTGTCTGGAGGGAATTGGCCAATCAGCGCCGATTGGCTGGTCAGGCAATTAGCGACGGGATGACGGAGACTTTATATGCCGGATATCTATCCGGATGGTGGTGGCCTGCCAATCCAATAGTTGATTGA
- the guaB gene encoding IMP dehydrogenase yields the protein MRIVQKAYTFDDVLLVPAHSSVLPRDVSLATRLTRNIRLNLPLVSAAMDTVTEARLAIALAQEGGIGILHKNMSAQKQAAEVSKVKRHESGIVKDPVTIKPDMLVRDVIRLSRENKISGLPVMENGRVVGIVTNRDIRFENRLDTPVRDIMTPRERLVTVREGASLEEARELMHAHKLERVLVVNDAFELKGLITVKDIIKTSEKPLACKDEQGRLRVGAAVGVGEGTDERVTLLVEAGVDVIVVDTAHGHSQGVLDRVRWVKQNFPQVEVIGGNIATAAAALALVEAGADAVKVGIGPGSICTTRIVAGVGVPQLTAVSNVSEALKSTGVPLIADGGIRFSGDISKAIASGANVVMLGGLLAGTEEAPGEVELYQGRSFKSYRGMGSLGAMQQGSSDRYFQDNEANADKLVPEGIEGRVPYKGSVVAVIHQLMGGLRSSMGYCGCATIDDMRTKAEFVEITSAGMRESHVHDVQITKEAPNYHVE from the coding sequence ATGCGCATCGTCCAGAAAGCGTACACCTTCGACGACGTCCTTCTTGTTCCCGCCCATTCCTCCGTCCTGCCCCGTGATGTCAGCCTTGCCACCCGCCTGACCCGCAACATCCGGCTCAACCTGCCGCTGGTGTCTGCTGCCATGGATACCGTGACCGAAGCCCGCCTCGCCATCGCCCTGGCCCAGGAAGGCGGCATCGGCATCCTGCACAAGAACATGTCGGCCCAGAAACAGGCCGCCGAAGTCAGCAAGGTCAAGCGCCACGAGTCCGGCATCGTCAAGGATCCGGTCACCATCAAGCCTGACATGCTGGTGCGCGACGTGATCCGCCTGTCGCGTGAAAACAAGATTTCCGGCCTGCCGGTGATGGAAAACGGCCGTGTGGTCGGCATCGTCACCAACCGCGACATCCGCTTTGAAAACCGTCTGGACACACCGGTCCGCGACATCATGACCCCGCGCGAGCGTCTGGTCACGGTCCGCGAAGGCGCTTCGCTGGAAGAGGCCCGCGAACTGATGCACGCCCACAAGCTGGAGCGGGTACTGGTGGTCAACGATGCCTTTGAACTCAAGGGCCTGATCACCGTCAAGGACATCATCAAGACCAGCGAAAAGCCGCTGGCCTGCAAGGACGAACAAGGCCGCCTGCGCGTCGGGGCAGCCGTCGGCGTGGGTGAAGGCACGGACGAGCGCGTCACCCTGCTGGTGGAAGCCGGCGTGGATGTCATCGTGGTGGATACTGCCCATGGTCACAGCCAGGGCGTGCTCGACCGCGTGCGCTGGGTCAAGCAGAACTTCCCGCAAGTGGAAGTGATCGGCGGCAACATCGCCACGGCCGCTGCGGCACTGGCACTGGTGGAAGCCGGCGCTGATGCTGTCAAGGTCGGTATCGGCCCGGGCTCGATCTGCACGACCCGTATCGTGGCCGGCGTGGGCGTACCGCAACTGACGGCCGTCAGCAATGTCAGCGAAGCCCTGAAGAGCACCGGCGTGCCGCTGATTGCCGATGGCGGCATCCGCTTCTCCGGCGACATTTCCAAGGCCATTGCCTCCGGCGCCAACGTGGTGATGCTGGGCGGCCTGCTGGCCGGCACTGAAGAAGCTCCGGGCGAAGTCGAACTCTACCAGGGCCGTTCGTTCAAGAGCTATCGCGGCATGGGTTCGCTGGGCGCCATGCAGCAGGGTTCAAGCGACCGCTATTTCCAGGACAACGAAGCCAACGCCGACAAGCTGGTACCGGAAGGCATTGAAGGCCGTGTGCCGTACAAGGGCTCGGTCGTTGCCGTGATTCACCAGTTGATGGGCGGCCTGCGTTCTTCGATGGGTTATTGCGGTTGTGCCACCATTGACGACATGCGCACCAAGGCTGAATTTGTCGAAATCACGTCGGCCGGCATGCGCGAATCGCACGTGCACGATGTGCAGATCACCAAGGAAGCTCCGAACTACCACGTTGAGTAA